The Acinetobacter shaoyimingii DNA segment TGCTTTTTGCTTTAAATCATCAACCAAAGCCTGCATAGCTGTTTGATTGATTTTAAACTCATCAGAGCGAACGTTGATTTTGCTTTGTATTTCATTCATCACTCACATCCCTGTATTTTTTCATTATCTTTTGAGCATTGATCAATTATTTGGTCTCATTAAAAAGTTCACGACCAATCAGCATACGGCGAATTTCTGAAGTTCCTGCGCCAATTTCATAGAGTTTTGCGTCACGCCATAAACGACCCGTGTCGTAGTCATTGATATATCCATTACCACCTAAAGTTTGAATCGCTTCACCTGCCATCCACGTTGCTTTTTCAGCAGAGTATAAAATGGCACTGGCTGCATCTTTACGTAAGCCACGGTCATGGTCGGCTTTATCACATGCAGCACCCACGGCATATACAAGGGCTTTACTTGCCAACCATGTTGAATACATATCCGCAATTTTGCCTTGCATGAGTTGGAACTCACCTAAACATTGACCAAATTGTTTGCGTTCATGAATATAAGGAATGACTGCATCTAAACAAGCATCCATAATGCCAAGTGGACCACCGCTTAAGACAGCACGTTCGTAATCCAAACCACTCATCAACACTTTTGTTCCATTGCCAACGCCACCCATGACGTTTTCTTTTGGCACTTTGACGTTGTCGAAAAATAGGGGATAGGTATTTGAACCACGCATACCCAGTTTGTCCAAATGTGTGCCGTGGCTAAAACCTTCCATGCCTTTTTCAATTAGGAAAGCTGTCATACCTTTAGGGCCAGCATTGATGTCCGTTTTTGCATAAACCACCAGAACATCAGCATCACCACCGTTTGTGATCCACATTTTTGAACCGTTTAAGACAAAATGATCACCATGATCATCGGCACGCAGTTTCATGCTGACCACATCTGAACCCGCATTTGGTTCAGACATCGCAAGTGCACCAACATATTCACCAGAAATCAATTTAGGAAGATATTTACGTTTTTGTTCTTCAGAACCATTACGATTGATTTGATTGACACATAAATTTGAATGCGCGCCATAAGACAAGCCAATCGATGCAGAGGCACGAGAGATCTCTTGCATAACAATAATATGCGCTAAATAGCCTAAGTTGAGGCCACCATATTCTTCACTGACAGTCAAACCCATCAACCCCATATCACCAAATTTTTTCCATAAATGGGCAGGGAACAGATTGTCTTTATCTACTTGAGCAGCAATTGGCTTAATTTCTTTGGCACAAAATGCAGCCACTGAGTCACGTAAAGCGATCAAAGTTTCGTCTAGACCAAAGTCAATGCTCTGTAAATTCATATTTATCATCCTAAAAAGTTCTTTTTTATTCCGTTTAACAAGCAAAAATCCTATGCTTAAACCTACAATACATTTTTTTTTTGAAAAAGTGAACCATAATTCACAAAATGATTTATAATTCATTTTAGTTGATTGGATAAACAATTATGAGCTATAAAAGATCATCTTTAATGCAAGAGCGAATGGCGCAGAACCGCCAATCGATTTTGAAATCTGCGCGTGAACTGATTGCTGAAGGTGGGTTTAAAGATGCTCAAGTTCAAGCAATTGCTGAAAAATCAGGTGTTTCAAGCGGTTTGGTTTATCGTTATTTTGAAAACAAAAACCAAATTTTGATTGAAGTCCTGTCACATGCAATTGAAGTTGAAGTTGATATCTTAAATTCGATCGCTCAAAGTGAATTGAGCAGTATAGAAAAATTAAATAAGGCAGTGACAACGTTCGTAAAACGAGCGCTCAACAGTCCGCAATTGTCATATTCATTGATGTTTGAACCGATTGATCCAACTTTGGAACATGAACGTTTTAAAAGTAAACAATTGATCAAACAAACCATGAAAGAGATTTTGGCGGAAGGAAAAATTAATGGTGAATTTGATTTTGAGGATCTAAATACAGCCGCATTGTGTGTGGTGGGAGCAATGACTTTCGTTGTTATTGAGCCACTCAATCCATCACGCAATGTCATGTTTGATGACGGTTATAAAGGTCACTTTGTTAAACAAATCGCAGACTTTTGTGTCAATGCAGTTCAGCTTAAGGAGGAAAAATAAAATATTGCGCTAAGCAATTTTGTACGCACAAAAGGATAGGAATGTCGTCAAGCTGAGTGAAACTCAAAACAAAATTGAAGAAGTAAAGAATTAGAAAAGCGAATCAAGGAGTAAGATTCAATGTCACAAGTTCGACTTAGTTATGCCTATGGCACCAGTCAGCAACCCTTATTGGGCATGACCATAGGTGATAAATTTGATCAGGCGTGTCAACAATATGCAGATCAAGATGCCGTGGTCAGTGTGCACCAAAACGTGCGACTGACCTATCGTCAATTACAAGAAAAAGTCGATGCTTTTGCCTGTAGTTTATTGAAATTGGGTCTCACAAAAGGTGATCGTTTAGGTATCTGGTCACCGAATTGTGTCGAGTGGACCATCGCCCAATTTGCTGCATTTAAAGCGGGTATTATTTTGGTCAATCTAAATCCTGCTTATAAAAGCAGTGAGCTTGAATTTGTATTGAATAAAGTGTCTTGTAAAGGGCTAATTATTGCATCTTCGTTCAAGACCACAGATTACCAAGAGATTTTAAGCAAAATTGCGCCTGAAATTAATCAAGCGACAGATAAGGTTTTAAATTCGCAAACTTTACCGCACCTTAAAGTCGTCATTAAAATTGATCAAGCAGAACAGGTTGGTTTTCATCGTTTCAATGATTTACTGTCTACGCCTACAGCAGAACAACTTGAACAACTCAGAAAGATTTCTGCAGAGTTACAATTTGATGAGACCATTAATATTCAATTTACCTCAGGGACGACAGGTAATGCGAAAGGGACAATGCTGACCCACAATAATATTTTGAATAATGGTTATTTTGTTGGTGAAGCCATTCATTTGTCGCCACAAGATCGGGTATGTATTTCTGTGCCATTATTCCACTGTTTTGGCATGGTCATGGGCAATTTAGCGTGTATCACGCATGGTTCAACGATGGTGTATCCCGCTGGGGTATTTAATCCATTAGAGAGTTTAAAGGCGATTGAACTGGAAAAATGTACCGCTGCTTATGGTGTGCCGACCATGTTTATTGCCATGCTTGAACAAGAACAGTTTGATCAGTTTGATTTAAGTAGCTTACGTACGGGGATTATGGCGGGTAGCCCTTGTCCTCGTGAAATTATGCAACGTGTGATAGATCGTATGCACATGCGCGACATTACCATCTGTTATGGTATGACGGAAACCGCACCAGTGAGCGCACAAAGTTCAACCTCAGATTCCTTAGAACAACGTGTCAGTACTGTAGGTCGCGTGCATCCGCATATTGAAATTAAAATTGTGGACGAGCAGGGCAAAGTGGTGCCACGTGGAAAATTGGGTGAACTCTGTGTCCGTGGATATTCAGTGATGCTCGGTTATTGGGAAGAAGAAGACAAAACCCGAGAAGTGGTCGATGTAGCGAAATGGATGCATACAGGCGATATTGCTGAAATGGACGATTTAGGCTTTATTAAAATTAAGGGACGCATTAAAGATGTGGTAATTCGAGGCGGTGAGAATTTATTCCCGAAAGAAATTGAGGATTTCTTGTACAAGCATCCAGATGTTTCTGATGTACAGGTGATTGGATTACCAGACCCACGTTATGGTGAAGAATTATGTGCCTGCATTATCTTACATGAACACCATAATTGTACCGAAGAAACCATCCGTGCTTATTGTAAGGAACATATTTCTCATAACAAAGTACCACGATATGTGCGCTTCTTTACTGAGTTTCCAATGACAGCTTCAGGTAAAGCACAAAAATTTAAATTGCAAGAAATTATGCGCAAGGAATTGAATATATTGGAAGAAATTGCGTAAATCGATTCTAAACTAAGTGCCAAATTCCACGGGGTTTGGCATTTTTATGACTATAAATTCAAAAAAACAACCAATTCTGGGAATGATCATAATGGCAAAAGATTTTAACCATCCTAAGGTTGTAGAAAATTATGATGAACATATTCGAAGTTTAATTCCTGCATATGAATTGGTGCATTTGCAGATTCAAGCGATATTAACCACGCATCTTAAACCAAATGCTAAAATTTTAATTGCTGGATGTGGTACTGGCTATGAATTGCAATATTTAGCCAATCAATTTCCAGAAGCGCAATTTGTCGCAATTGATCCATCACTGAATATGATTGAGTCTGCCAAACAACGACTCGCCAAAACAACGGATATTGATCGCGTGACATTTATTCATGGCGATACGTCCATTCTTGCTGATGATCAGTATTGTTATTGCAATGAATTTGATGCAGTACTGGCAATATTAGTCGCACATTTCCTTGCAGAACCAGCGAAAACAAAGTTTTTTAATGATTTAAATCAGTCATTAAAAAAACAAGGGGTACTCATCACTTATGATTTGATGCAAATGGATCAATGTACACAACAGATTTTATTTCATTTGACTCAGTACAATGGTTTAACTGAAAAACAAAGCTTGAATATGATTGATCGATTAGAGGATGATTTTGCGCTTATTGATGCAGCAGAAATGAAAAAAAATTTGATGCAATGTGGTTTTGAAAATGTGCAGTGTTATATGCAAATTTTAGGCTTTCATGGTTTTTATGCATATAAAGCATCTGGAAACCAGTTGAACTCTAATACCTAAATCAATATTTCTCATCAAGTTCTCGTTTAATATTATATCAATTAATTACAATTTGATTTTTATGCCCTTTTAAAAAGGATTATCATCAGATTATTGTTTTAAATTATTCAAGGAAAGATCATGTCTACAGATCCACAATTTCCACAAACTGAAAACTTAGGTATTGCTGTATATAGCAATAATGCTGATTCGATTGGAAATACACCACTTGTGCGTATTCATCGTCTTATTTCAGGTGGTGCGACGGTTTTAGCCAAAGTTGAAAGTCGTAACCCTGCATTTTCGGTAAAAGACCGTATTGGTGCAGCACTTATTGCTGATGCTGAAAAAAGTGGAAAATTGAAAAAAGGCATGCATATTGTTGAGCCAACCAGTGGAAACACGGGTATTGCCTTGGCATTTGTTGCTGCTGCAAAAGGCTATGATATTACCTTGACCATGCCTGCAAGTATGAGTATTGAACGTCGTAAAGTATTAAAAGCTTTGGGCGCAAATTTGGTGTTAACTGAACCTGCAAAAGGCATGAAAGGTGCAGTAGATGAAGCAGTTCGTTTAGCCACTGAACAGCCTGAACTTTACTACTTGCCACAGCAGTTTGAAAATCCAGCAAACCCACAAATCCATGTCGAAACCACTGGTCCTGAGATTTTTGCTGCTACAGGCGGAAAAGTAGATATCTTGGTTGCAGGTGTGGGTACGGGTGGTACGATTACGGGTATTTCACGATATTTTGAACAGGTAAAAAATCAGCCGATTTATTCTGTCGCTGTTGAACCTGCAGATTCACCGATTATTGGTCAAACCAAACGTGGTGAAACATTGACACCTGGACCGCATAAAATTCAAGGGATTGGTGCAAACTTTATTCCAAAGAACTTAGATTTAGATTTGGTCGATGAAGTGATTGCGATTAGTAATGAAGAAGCGATTGATTTTGCGCGTAAATCGGCAACTCAAGAAGGTATTTTTGTCGGTATTTCTAGTGGTGCAGCATTGGCTGCAGCTGCTAAATTGGCGACACGTTCCGAGAATGCCGGAAAAACGATTGTAGTGATTTTGCCAGATGCAGGTGAGCGTTATTTATCTTCAGTGTTGTTTGAAGATATTTCTGCTGATTAATGTAAATATATCCTTAAAGCCGACTTGAATAAGTCGGCTTTTTATAAGTTTTAAAAAATCTAGATAAAACCGTGAAATAATGCTTAAAGTATAGGCGTGGAACGGTAATATTCAACAAAAAGCCCAACTATGCTCAGTTGGGCTTTTTATTTCAAGATAAATATATGATTTAAAAATAGAAATAAAATAATATCGTATAAGGTGTATTATGTTAATTTAACTTTAAACATTGAGATCCATTAATTAAATCTGGATCATTTTTCAAAAGATTTAAATATTCACTTTGCAATACAAAAGTTTTATTCAAGGTTGTATCATATCGTTTTACTAATTCTTTTCTTTCCAAATGACTTTGATATTTTTTCAAAAACTTATTAATAATACACATTGAATCAATAGCATCTCCCGATATTAACCTGTAACTTTTAATGTCTTTCTTATAATCTAAAGCACCCATATCATAAGTATTAAAAAGTGATTCGATTTCACTCAAAGCATATAAATATAAGTGATCGTTAACTTCCGAAGATTTTTCTGAATTTTTATATGCAGCTCGATATAAAAAGCTTGCAGATTCTAAACTACTTGAAATAGCAATGATTTTTGTTTGTAATATTTGCTTATCCAATTCATCTTCATTGATCGCATTTTTTGCATTAGAGCAAGAAGAAAGAAGGAGCGAACAAATTAGTAAAGAGATTTTTTTTTTCATTGTTAATACGTTCCATCAAATTTTTCAAATTCTTCTTTTCTAGGAGTTCTGTAGCCTTCTGAAACAGCAAAATTATGAGCTTGTTTATTCCATCTTTTTCCAAAAATCATGGTATACAATCTTTCACTAATCATAAAAGGACCACCATTTTTTAGAATTTGTCCAGCTTTACCGACATATTCTGCTTTTGAAAACATACCATAGCCAGCTGGCGTAAGCTGAATGATATCTTCCTTATTTTTATAATGAGCAGCAACTCGAATTTTAAATGTATCTTTTAATAATTCAGCGGCTGCTATCAGTGCTTTGTCTTTACTAACCTTAGTAATATATGTAGCAAATTTGAGATACATCATTGTGTGAAAATATTCAGTATAAATAAATCCAGGTGTATCTTTATCAATTTGCCTTAAATCAAACTCTAAACCAAATCTTAAAGCCATATCATACTCAAAAGGTTGTCGTCTCTTAATATTATCCCAAAGATGCTGTGGAATACAAAAAGTGTAAGGTACTATTTGTTTCACTTTAATTAAGTTTTGCCAACCTTCACAAGCTGTAAGAAAGCCATCATCAGCTCGGCACATGTTGACTGTTCCTTTTAAATCAATTCGTTCCGCTGCTTGAGCCTGAATAGGAGTTTTATCGTAATTGCTATGATAAATTAAACGGCCAGTATCACTCATTTTTTTTCCTAGTATTATTTATAAGGGATCTAATGTCTTCGACAAGTCCAACGTTATAAGTTCAATAGCTTCTGGTTGATGCTCGCTTTCATAAATCGCTGTCATGCCATTTTCATCTGTATAGCCTTGAACTAATAATTCCCCTGATTCTTTGCTATAAAGTTCATACAACATATCTGAAAGTAATTCCTGAGAATCTTCATCTATAATTTTGAACTGAATTTTATGGATTTCTTTCGCAGTACCCTCAACCAAACTACTTATGATAGGTGTGGTTTTTGTTGAGATACTAGAAGTAGAACTAGCTCCACCGCTTGTCCCAACAACATGCACTTGTTGTGGCATTAAGGTTGCACCACAAGTAAACTTATCGCCAACATAAGCCACTGCTTTCCCATCAAAAATTACATGATCATTACTCTTAATTAATGTTGACCACGTTTTACATTTAGGGCAAGCAAACCCATCACCAGCTCGAAGAAATAAATTCCCCATTTGAGAACTACGTGATTGAGTCGAAAGAACTGTGCCACCATGATTTGTTGTAGAACCATGAATACCAAAACCTTTAGACATCTTTAGACTCCGAACATGCTGACTTCATAAAACCTTCAGGTGGCAGTTGATCATGATAGATACGTAAAACATGTGAGGTGATAGGGCTATCAATAATTTCATCGCCATTGTCAAGTTGAGAACCTATTAAGGCAGCAGAAAGACCACGTACAGTGATAGCAGAACCAGCTCCAGAAATTATTTTAGCCGTTGAACCATCTGAATAAATAGCTTCATCTCCAACAAGTGCTAAAGAAATACCATTTAATTTGTAAGAATCATTAGATGCTCGAATTAGACCGCCATGCATTGTCTTTGCACCGTTAAATGCAATGTAATATGTAGTAAAAGGTTTGTGACTCCAATAAAGTTTTTCCGCTTCTCGGATTTTTTCAATATCTTCATGAGAAAGCCTATTAAATTGCTCTTCAGGCAATTCGTGTAGAAAAATTGGGC contains these protein-coding regions:
- a CDS encoding PAAR domain-containing protein — its product is MSSPIFLHELPEEQFNRLSHEDIEKIREAEKLYWSHKPFTTYYIAFNGAKTMHGGLIRASNDSYKLNGISLALVGDEAIYSDGSTAKIISGAGSAITVRGLSAALIGSQLDNGDEIIDSPITSHVLRIYHDQLPPEGFMKSACSESKDV
- a CDS encoding PAAR domain-containing protein, translated to MSKGFGIHGSTTNHGGTVLSTQSRSSQMGNLFLRAGDGFACPKCKTWSTLIKSNDHVIFDGKAVAYVGDKFTCGATLMPQQVHVVGTSGGASSTSSISTKTTPIISSLVEGTAKEIHKIQFKIIDEDSQELLSDMLYELYSKESGELLVQGYTDENGMTAIYESEHQPEAIELITLDLSKTLDPL
- a CDS encoding TetR/AcrR family transcriptional regulator, translating into MSYKRSSLMQERMAQNRQSILKSARELIAEGGFKDAQVQAIAEKSGVSSGLVYRYFENKNQILIEVLSHAIEVEVDILNSIAQSELSSIEKLNKAVTTFVKRALNSPQLSYSLMFEPIDPTLEHERFKSKQLIKQTMKEILAEGKINGEFDFEDLNTAALCVVGAMTFVVIEPLNPSRNVMFDDGYKGHFVKQIADFCVNAVQLKEEK
- a CDS encoding class I SAM-dependent methyltransferase, with translation MAKDFNHPKVVENYDEHIRSLIPAYELVHLQIQAILTTHLKPNAKILIAGCGTGYELQYLANQFPEAQFVAIDPSLNMIESAKQRLAKTTDIDRVTFIHGDTSILADDQYCYCNEFDAVLAILVAHFLAEPAKTKFFNDLNQSLKKQGVLITYDLMQMDQCTQQILFHLTQYNGLTEKQSLNMIDRLEDDFALIDAAEMKKNLMQCGFENVQCYMQILGFHGFYAYKASGNQLNSNT
- a CDS encoding isovaleryl-CoA dehydrogenase gives rise to the protein MNLQSIDFGLDETLIALRDSVAAFCAKEIKPIAAQVDKDNLFPAHLWKKFGDMGLMGLTVSEEYGGLNLGYLAHIIVMQEISRASASIGLSYGAHSNLCVNQINRNGSEEQKRKYLPKLISGEYVGALAMSEPNAGSDVVSMKLRADDHGDHFVLNGSKMWITNGGDADVLVVYAKTDINAGPKGMTAFLIEKGMEGFSHGTHLDKLGMRGSNTYPLFFDNVKVPKENVMGGVGNGTKVLMSGLDYERAVLSGGPLGIMDACLDAVIPYIHERKQFGQCLGEFQLMQGKIADMYSTWLASKALVYAVGAACDKADHDRGLRKDAASAILYSAEKATWMAGEAIQTLGGNGYINDYDTGRLWRDAKLYEIGAGTSEIRRMLIGRELFNETK
- the cysK gene encoding cysteine synthase A, whose product is MSTDPQFPQTENLGIAVYSNNADSIGNTPLVRIHRLISGGATVLAKVESRNPAFSVKDRIGAALIADAEKSGKLKKGMHIVEPTSGNTGIALAFVAAAKGYDITLTMPASMSIERRKVLKALGANLVLTEPAKGMKGAVDEAVRLATEQPELYYLPQQFENPANPQIHVETTGPEIFAATGGKVDILVAGVGTGGTITGISRYFEQVKNQPIYSVAVEPADSPIIGQTKRGETLTPGPHKIQGIGANFIPKNLDLDLVDEVIAISNEEAIDFARKSATQEGIFVGISSGAALAAAAKLATRSENAGKTIVVILPDAGERYLSSVLFEDISAD
- a CDS encoding AMP-binding protein; the encoded protein is MSQVRLSYAYGTSQQPLLGMTIGDKFDQACQQYADQDAVVSVHQNVRLTYRQLQEKVDAFACSLLKLGLTKGDRLGIWSPNCVEWTIAQFAAFKAGIILVNLNPAYKSSELEFVLNKVSCKGLIIASSFKTTDYQEILSKIAPEINQATDKVLNSQTLPHLKVVIKIDQAEQVGFHRFNDLLSTPTAEQLEQLRKISAELQFDETINIQFTSGTTGNAKGTMLTHNNILNNGYFVGEAIHLSPQDRVCISVPLFHCFGMVMGNLACITHGSTMVYPAGVFNPLESLKAIELEKCTAAYGVPTMFIAMLEQEQFDQFDLSSLRTGIMAGSPCPREIMQRVIDRMHMRDITICYGMTETAPVSAQSSTSDSLEQRVSTVGRVHPHIEIKIVDEQGKVVPRGKLGELCVRGYSVMLGYWEEEDKTREVVDVAKWMHTGDIAEMDDLGFIKIKGRIKDVVIRGGENLFPKEIEDFLYKHPDVSDVQVIGLPDPRYGEELCACIILHEHHNCTEETIRAYCKEHISHNKVPRYVRFFTEFPMTASGKAQKFKLQEIMRKELNILEEIA